The Neurospora crassa OR74A linkage group IV, whole genome shotgun sequence genome has a segment encoding these proteins:
- a CDS encoding riboflavin biosynthesis protein Rib7 — protein MTSAVSTTEHQGTPSLSDGLLHFPASSAVKLEPHLPPPRPSPSPTITTTTTNSNPNKRPFVTLTFATSLDSSLSLAPGVRTTLSGPQSKAMTHFLRSRHAAILVGVGTAVADDPGLNCKILSPLSSSPDGVGNGKREQHPNQPRPIILDPSARWEVSEKSKVIQLARLKQGLGPFIFTAKKVEEVPEERRAVVEGIGGKYVRVEGLKVKGEGKGEGATSRESFAWVDVLRTIKEEGLDSVMIEGGGSVINSLLSLEQAGEQELVDSVIVTIAPTWLGAGGVLVCPPRAVGRDGQPAPPVRLRDVSWQPLGEDVVLCGKILR, from the coding sequence ATGACTTCCGCCGTCTCTACAACAGAACATCAAGGGACACCCTCCCTCTCTGACGGGCTCCTTCACTTCCCCGCCTCCTCGGCAGTGAAGCTCGAACCGCATCTTCCACCGCCGcgtccatcaccatctcccacgatcaccaccaccacgaccaacAGCAACCCCAACAAAAGGCCCTTTGTAACCCTGACCTTCGCCACTTCCCTCgactcctctctctccctcgcGCCCGGTGTCCGCACCACCCTATCCGGCCCGCAATCCAAAGCCATGACACACTTCCTACGCTCTCGCCATGCCGCCATCTTAGTGGGAGTTGGGACCGCCGTGGCTGATGACCCGGGGCTTAACTGCAAGATACTTTCCCCTTTGTCCTCTTCGCCAGACGGGGTAGGAAATGGAAAGCGGGAACAGCATCCCAACCAGCCCCGGCCTATCATCCTCGATCCATCTGCGCGGTGGGAGGTCTCAGAGAAGAGTAAAGTTATTCAGCTTGCTAGACTGAAACAGGGATTGGGCCCGTTTATTTTTACCGCGAAAAAGGTGGAAGAGGTGCCGGAAGAGaggagggcggtggtggaggggatTGGGGGAAAATATGTGCGTGTTGAGGGTTTGAAAGTCAAGGGCGAGGGCAAGGGCGAAGGGGCAACGAGTAGAGAAAGTTTCGCCTGGGTTGATGTGCTGCGGACGATTAAGGAGGAAGGCTTGGATAGTGTGATGAtagaagggggaggaagtGTGATCAATTCGTTGCTGTCGCTGGAGCAGGCAGGAGAGCAGGAGTTGGTGGACTCGGTGATTGTCACAATTGCGCCGACGTGGTTGGGGGCTGGAGGAGTGCTGGTTTGCCCTCCGAGGGCGGTAGGGAGGGATGGGCAGCCGGCGCCTCCAGTGAGACTTAGGGATGTGTCGTGGCAACCGTTGGGGGAGGATGTGGTGTTGTGTGGTAAAATCCTGAGGTAG